From Hypanus sabinus isolate sHypSab1 chromosome 9, sHypSab1.hap1, whole genome shotgun sequence:
agacaagcttttcactgtagcgCACTACGTGTGGCAATAATGAACCAATCGCAATACTTGAGGTGTCCCACAATCTGAGCTGTGTGCTGCCGTCCAGTGTGAGAGTGCCCCTCACCGACGGACAGTGGTCATACACGCCACCCTCCATAACCAGGCATGGATTCGAGTAAATATATAATCAAGGTACGTACTGTATACGTCACTATTACTACTGTGAATTCATTGTCTTGcgggcatttacagtagaacaaagaagtacaatagtcaatgaaaaattacacacaaagactgacaatcaacaaatgtgcaaaagacaaactgcaaatacaaaataaacaaacaataataataaatagataagctcataattaatactgagaacatgagttgcagagtccttgagtctgcaggttgtggaatcagctcagtgttgaggtgagtgaagttatccatgctggttttggagcctgatggtggtgtgggacctatggctcttgtaccttcttctcaACGGCAGTAGCGAGGAAGAGAGCAtagctggatggtgggggtcattgATGGTGGATGCCGCTTTCTTGTAAgtgagttcagtgatggggagggcttttcctgtgatggattcAGGGTCAAGGAAGGGGACACCGGTGGAGTGCACAGCTAAACAAGCTGAAAGGGTCAATGACACTGGTTGCTCGTGCTGAGTTCCCAGGCATTCGCACAGAACCCTGCCCCTGTTATTACTTACTTGGCCTGCTGACTGCTGACACCTGGGTGCTGGGTGTAGATGTGCGAGTGGGCACTCGGCGCAGATTTGAAAGCCATTGGGCATATCGGGCACTTGTGGAAAGCCTCGCAATGCACGTCTTGGATGTGGGACTTGATCGTGTTGATTCCTCCATACACCACTCCACACTGGGGGCACCTTTATAGGGGGGAATAaaagggggagaaaaaaatgactaTTTTAACTCACTTCCGGCTGTTACtgaacatacaacagtacaggACAGTATAGTAccttggcccacgatgttgtgccaacccatataactctactccatgatcagtctaacccttccctcctacgcagcccataaccctccagttctctttcatccacatgcgtatctaagagtctctcaaatgtccctaatgtaccgtAATTACCACCACTCTGGGCAGTGTTCTATGCATTTGCCACTCTCCACACTGCTtcagttgaagggtaataattgttcctgaagctggtggtgtgggacctaaggcttctgtacctcctgcccaatggcagcggtgagaagcgagcatggcctggatggtggggatgggTGTGGTATCACCACAGGAACACTAGGACTACCGCAGTATTTCTGAGGTGCTATAACACATGATGCAGGGCAGATTCTCCTTGAggtgcacagcaagctcccacaatgGGAGATGAAATAACCTCCCAGTGAATTTAACTCATGACTGGACACCCCAGTCCAAAAGCAGAACAGTGTACGTGCTAGAATTGCGAGATGAATGTGGAAAAAAAAGTGGGAGGAGACTGTAAAGGGTTAAATTTGTGCTTGTCAAGTGTCTTCACCACTGTGGCTTTGGGTGTATGTGAACTAGCTGAAGAAGCTTTGATTATGGGGGAAAAGGTTACGGCAACCTTGGGATACTGAAAACGTGGAAGCTACTTGAGAAAAGGGGTGGGACTCTTGAAGTGCAGTGACTCATGATGATTGCTTCAGTGGTGTGAGCTGATACTAATGTATTGGTGCCACGGATCGAGTGGGAGGTACGATGTAGCGACAGCAGCCCATACACACCTAGATACGTGTTTTAATGCTTGCTGAACAAAGTTTTGTAATTCTAATTAGATAATTGGAGCCTGCAAACCTTTAGGTGTAACGTAACAGAGGTGAGGAACGAGACCTTGGGAAGGACACAGGCACCTACTTGTATCCGACCTTGCGGGTGAAATGGAAGCAGACTTCTTTCACGTGAGCTTGGATGTGTGCTGCTCGGCAGACCCCGCCACACTCCGGGCAGACGTATGGCGACTTGTTTTTGTGGAGCCGGTAATGAGCAAGGTAGCTGCACTTGCTGGGGAGTAACATCTGGCAGACCTGACAGACCTGGACAGGGAAGGAAGGGCAAGTGGTATTAACTGTCACACTGAGCAAACCAAACACCACCCCACCAGAGGTCAAAACCTCTCTGCAAGCACTGGATAGGATGCAGCACCTTGAAATGTTACAGGTGAACCAACTGTGAAGCTGAGTTATTGTGGGGGATACAATGTGTTCTGTGGATAGGGGTATCATAGATCATTACTGCACATAAACAGGTCTTTCAGCTCATTTAGTCTGTGCAAATGTGAAAATATATCGGTAACAATGGAGTCTTtatgaatttataatttattctaAAATGTAGtgtgacaaaatggaacctgtgtAATCTCAGACTGCTTTGCTGGCTTGGATGGAGGATTTACAAGAAGTCTTTCTGTGTTTTATGGCGGGGGTGTATTTATGACAAGGAATGTTTTCACAGCAGAGAAAATCAGGACACAGTTGTCATGAGCGAAGAAGCCTCAAAAGATAAATGGACTGATCAAAGGAACAGATGCTACATGCAGATAAAAGAGGAATGCCATTAAGTTGAagtagtacaggcagtccctgggttatgtacgagttccattcccgagtccgtctttaagtcggatttgtacgcaagtcggaacaagtacatccggtattatttaaagTCAGttcgtcaaacgtttgtctttgtatatagtatacatttttaccttcctatgcatataaaacacttaaaaaatgtatacattccaataattaaaccactgcattgcttagtaataattgtagctttcatcagggcagggcctttcacatgctccactattctcactttatccatcatcctttaaaattgttccaaacgctttattatttccactttattttcaatcgtgatcgcttcccatcaatggaacagaaacactgcaggctgCAGGTCCCGAGCTCCGCCTGCTTccgaggtctgctgggtcctaaggaccaccgcattgagacaggctaaatgggacaagtgggggctgtgctgggtttgggtatttgatcctccacaatattccgcatgggaatttaaactggaggtggcagttttttttacgaggttgagttgcgagcttgacatcaacccggcacagatggtacgggaggcaccggatcgacatcaacccggcacgggagtggtctgtcactggatcgaacgcactgatctcactgcgccaccagctgaccggaacaggggtgggggggggggggggctgggtcagagtgaatctcattaagaaaaatttaagccaaatacaaagttaaacactcaacacagtgtcaatggcaacgacttaaaatggcagacggcattgcaatctgacttaaaatggcagacggcgttctccttccttggttcgtaagtacgagtgcTTACGGTCCATACCGAGTGGTCCATAAGTCGGACTtttgtaacctggggactgcctatTCTGGACTTTGCAAATGTATAAAATGGTCTGTTTTGAGATGCAAGACTGGAGCTATTTTCCCTTGCAAggacgaggggtgattgataagtttgtggcctgaggtaggagtcaattttagaaaacttagcactttgattttttaacatagtcccctcctacatttacacacttagtccagcggtcgtggagcatacggatcttggacctccagaaagtgtccacagcaggggtgattgataagttcgtggcctaaggtaaaaggagttgagttatacagctctcaagattcaaaaactttattgtcattctaaccatacatcagctctgcagggcagaatgagacagcgtttcccaggagcagtgcaatcataacattacatgcatgtgcagtccaactctgagtgattatgcagaaagtttgaagttaataattcatctctcttgaacttattaatcacccctgattacccctcaacctcccaGAATCTAGAGAATGACGTCTGAGTCTAAGCACCCTCTCTCCCTGTAACTTGACGACTGCGCCTCCACACCACcacaagtccaggcaacatcctggtaaatcttttcagCACTTGGATCACCAAGGCATTGGAAGGCAAGGGGCCAGTGCTGAGAGAAGAGATTAGGGCAGATGGGTCCTTGGTGGTCAACAGAGACACAGTGAGCCCAGGGAACCCTTTTCTGTGCTTTATTGTCTCTCTATGAAGGGgcatggaggagaggagggggagtgTGCAGTTAGGGAAGGAAAAGGATAAAGTGAGTGGGGAGGTACGTAGGGGTTAGTATAATGCTATTCCAGCGGCAGCTACTtatgttcaattcctgctgctgcctgtgaggagcttGTACGCTCGCTTGTAGGTcaattgatcacatgggtataattgggtggcACAGGTTTATAGGGGCAGAAGGGCTTGTTACCATtttgtatcgctaaataaaaatacaataaataaatataagccACAGCAATAtacatctgctggaggaactcaatgggtcgggTATCATCTATGATATCATCAGTGGTATGACGCATCGGGACAAAATGTTGCATCAGGGTGATATCCCCCACCTGCCCTAGACATACTGCTCAACCTGCAGAGATCTTCCAGAGACCAACGGCTGTTGTCTTTTGTGCCCCCAACCACCCCAAAACGCCCACCACCACCGCCAAGTTACCTGCGCAGCCGAACTGGGGGTCTCCAGCTGGAAGTGGGCAGCCAGGCCCAGCCGGTCGGGGAAAAGCTGGCCACACTCGCCGCAGGAGGAGGTGTCGCAGTCCACGAGGGCCGGGTCAGGGATGGGGGGCACCACTGGCGAGGCTTGCTCAGTCCCAGCGCCCCTGCTGCCGGCGCCGGTGGCAGGTTGGGAGGAGACGGCTGccatgtgggtgggggaggtcgGGTCAGGCTGCCCCACCAACTGGTCCAGGGCAATGGGTTTCATCACTAGGTTGGAGCACTGCATGACCAGCCCCCGGTCCTTGTGCTCGCGGGCGTGCAGCAGCAGGCTGCAGCGGTTGTAGAAGACGATGCGGCGAGCGCAGTGGTTGCAGGTGACATCAATGCGCAGGCTGCGGCGTCCGTAGTGCCGGGCCAGGCTCTTCTCCAGGGCAAAGGCGTCACCGCACTCCAGGCATCGGTAGCCACTTGGCGGCAGGGCCAGGCAGCTGTTGGCCGGCGGGCTCAGGTCAGGCTTGTAAGTGGGCAGTGGGTTCTTCCCGTTGAGGAGACGGTGGAAAGCCTCTACTAAAGGGGTCTGGCTGCGGACAGCCGAGCCGTTGGCACCTGGTCCTGCTTTGCACAGTTGGGGAGTGGTGCTGGTGAGGTAGCTGGACCCCAGGGCCAGGGGTTTGGAGGGCGTCCCAGCAGGCACCACCGGTGCCGGGAGGGACTGGGGCACCAGGTTGAGGCTGGCCAGGTGGACGCTCTTGGCCACCCCCTTGGCTGGGAGCTGAGTGGCCCTCTGGGCGATGCTGGCCGCCATCAGCATGGCAGAGCTGGCATCCTGGAAGGTGGAAGTGGGAAGGACTGGACCTTCTGCCAGGGCGGCTCTGCTGACGGCCTCCGTCCCTTCATGTTGGGAGGGAAGGGGGGTTTCCTCTTCCTCGGCTGGGGGCTGCCCAGCCccgtccccctcctcctcctcttcctctccgCACTCCCCGCTGTAATGCCGCTCAGCGTCGGACGAGACTCTGGTCACCGTCCGGGTGATCCCCCCTGTGGAAGTCTTGATGGTCTTGATCCGCACCTTCAGCGGGCGGGATGTCCCGGTTGAAGGTGACCCTTCGCTTAAGCCACTGTGTGGGCTCTCGGGCTCCTCCTTGATGGGCCCGCTTGGGATGGGAGGCGAGTGGGACTTGCGGTCTCCCAGATCCATAGCTGTCTCATCTGGGGACCTAGGTGAGGCACCCTCCATAGTGGCCGGCCACGGCAGGTCAGGGGAGACAGGggcaggaggtgagggagggccATTTCTCGCCTCCCTGGGATCCTCTGGTGGGCTCCCTTCCGGCTCACTGCcgacctcctctgactccatgtcCGAtggcttctcctcctcctcctcctcctcctcctccgagGATCCTTCCTGCCTCTGTTTCTTGACACCTGCTCCAAACTCCTGGGGGTATCCCGAAGCCACGTCCTCGCTGGGATTTGCGGCCTCGGGGTCCGGCGGTATGGGGAAGAGGGTTGAACACGGGGAGAAGCGCAAGTCCCTCTCTTCGTCTGAATGCTCCTCAGTCTTCGTGGCAGCCGGACTCAGTACTGGAGGTCCTTCAGCTTCCTCCTCCCTGTCGGCCGCCCCAGCTCTCCCTGGCCTGCCCACCCAGCTGTCACAGTCGGAGGCCGGCGACGGCAGCTTTGGCGAGCTGGGAACCGAGGCCAACTCAAAGCCATTGTGCATGGGAGCAGCATCAAAGTGACAGGTGGCTTCGCTGTCGGCGGGGACTGGAAGGGGAACAGCATCGCACGACTTTGGGCTGAGGCTATTCTTGACAATCACACTAACCGCTGGCTCCTCCGGTGGGGCTGCTGCGAGTTCAATGGGTGCAGCCTTACTGGCAGCCACGGGTGCCTGCTTCAGTGAGACATCCTCCTGGCCCGAATCCATGGTGTCCTTTGGATCCAGATCAGGGATGTCAAAGGCTGCCAAAAGGTCATCAAAGTCAGGCGTGGTCATGTCGCCCATCGTAGGAAGTCTAGTTAAAcctgggagagaaggagagaaggaAGATTAAAAGAGGAAGAGGTTGAAGCATACACTCAGGTACTTCCTGTGTCTAAAAAATGGCTGttcccctctgatctctctcattaacaagccatttttACCTACACAACTGTGGCTCAGTGGATATTTTTTGTTTCTCATACCATTCTCTGGAAATTCTAGAGACTACCGTGCATGataatctcaggagatcagcagtttctgagatactcaaagcaccccatctggcaccaacaatcatttcatggtcatatcacttagatcacttttcttccccattctgatgtttggtctgaacaacaactgaacctcttgaccatgtctgcatgcctttatgcatcGAGTTGTTGCCACACGACTGGgtaattagatatttgtattaatgagcaggtgtacctataaagtggtcactgagtgtacaatGAGGTACATTGTTTGTGCCAGTGACCAGCACAGTgcaaggatgtactgggggcagaCCACAAatattgccatgcttccagtaaCAAcagaacatgcccacaacttatccctaaaccgtacatctttggaatgtgggaggaaactggagagcccaggaggaaacccacacggtcacagggaaaatgtacaaactccttacaaacagtggtgggaattgaacccaggacaCTGGTGCTGTAACAATGCTACGCTATAGAACAAATTATCCTGCCTACCTTGGATCCAATATGGCTTAATCTTCCAGACTGTGTCTGGGAGGGTGTTATTGCCAATTACACAAGTTACAGAGCTGGGAAGGTTTTGAATGAAAAATACTGCAGTCATTCTAATTTTAGCCAATTGTTTGTGTTTGCTAACACAGCAAGATCCAACAACAACTAGTTAACATCCAGAACACTGGCTTTGTGACACCGATTGAGAGGCAAGTCTTAATCTGGGATGATGGTGGGGGGGCTACCCTCCTTCTGCAAAACCGTTCTGAGGAGGCAGTTACCTCCCCCCCAAAGCAGCTggccttcactcagaaggtggtgcttCAGACACCCCACTCAGCAGTCAAGTGGAAATTCAACCTAGGGTTTTGTGCCCAAACCCTGGATTAGGAGATGAAGCCCAAGTTTTTGTTGAAACATTGATGGCAGGATGTGACAATGTCCCAGTCCTTTCAGTACATTCATACGAGTCTagttaaattattattgtgtgtgttgctctgcatttctagcatctgcagaatctctcgtattAGTTATATTACTGTTATATGAACACcaaatgaatatcgatttctcaaacttccagtaatttctttcacactcctcctccccttctggttcccctctcttctcctcatctgcctatcatctccccctggtgcccctcctttcttccatggtctactgtcctctcctatcagatttctccttcttTAGCtacttacctcttccacctatcacttcccagctactCACTTTACCCCAACTCCCCAGCCACcctcctggtctcacccatcaccttgccagcttgttctcctcttcctcacccatcttcttattcttcctttccagtcccgatgaaggatcttggcctgaacattaactgtttattcctctgcgtagatgctgcctgaccttctgagtctgtccaacattttgtatgtgtagtTATATTACATGCCCAATAATAGCTGATGACCAAACATATTGATCAACTTCCATCGCACATCACTGCCTTCCTGCTGGCAGAGACAAATTTATTCCAATCTTCTCTCTGCTTGGCCACGGCAGGTTTGTAACACGAAACCAATGTGGTCCAAGTTACTGCTGTTTTTTTCTGCGGAGGAGGGGCTCGAGGATTATTGCTGTTCTCTTtctgatgggagggggtgggggattcTGGGGTCTGCGAGTTTTATTTCTTTTGGCTAacctctgggatgtgggaggaaaccagtgcacggAGAGGAAACCCAAGCGGTTCAAAGGAGAAGGTATGCGCAGCAgctgaattgaacccgggttgtggTACTGTAAAAACCATACACTGTGCTGCCCCCTAATGGCTGGATTTATATCACTGGTCCACTGGATCCCCTGCCAAGAAGAATTCCTAAAAATATCACAAGTTAGGACTGATTAGTAGCTCCCAGTGACAGTTGCCATGAACCAATCTTAATAGAATGGAATTGAAATATGCAAGTATCAGAAATGCCAGAATTGGCCACAGCGACAATCCAAGCCAGTGGGGGCAGACGAGAGATTAGAATTTGGAGACGGATGTTGAGAGAAAAATGTAGGAGCCACATGGAAAGGTCAGTCCTGAATACTCACCGTCCGGATGCCACCCTGCTGAACCACTCCAGCTTTTAATGTGAAAGTACTCTACTAAGGCTACTTAAGGTTGTCGCACCTGGGTGAGGACAGGAAAGGGGtacaggaaggtgatagtgggGATaatctcccactacctattaaatggtcCCAATTTCATGCATCTCAAATTGCTTCTGACAACTAAggccagctcctggccttcgtgTGTGACCTagttactaagcctggcagaaccatttctactgacaggagaagggggtaCTGGTGTCTTAAAATCAGTCACTCTGGGCAGATgggctcgtcagctgtggttggcagctcatttagaAGGAAATCTCCGATTTCAAACCTGCACTGCCTTGCACCTTCACCCATGGGTAATAAATCTTGAGGAAAAATCGGGAGCCAGAACCCTTTAGGCAGTCCTATGTTAAGGTCAATGACGACCGGTGCTCCtgtaatgctgctggtgccaaactgtatcggtctctgctgttccggTGGATTCACCAGGTGCATAgagcatgggcaacagcttgctctccatatcatattgCCTTGGATATagagctaggatgcaacatctatGGTCAACtccaaccaatggagggcctccaCAAGTGTTGCACAATGAGACACACGCATAAAGGAAATCACGGGACTGTCAATTTAACCCTTCACCATGGACAGTCCGAAGCCCAGATCCAAAAGGAGGAGACCTGGGCATGGACTAGCAGCCTCATCCTGTAAACACCCAGAGCTGCAGAAATGCcaaaagacctcatccctggaagAGGAAGGAACTTcacctaaacacaaagtacactgcagatgctgtggtcaaatcaacacgtgcaaacaagctggatgaactcagcaggtagaacagcatccattgaaatgagcagtcaacggatgctgcccgacctgctgagttcatccagcttgtttgtatgtgagGATCTTCACctagatgggctacacctgggaatAGCTTGAAagcctggcccaggacagaggactctggcgagctgctgtcTGTGGTCTAAGCCGTAGCAAGGGTGATGGGCTTAATTATACAATCAATTTAAAGTGAAACCATTCAGTCTTTCAAGCCATGCTTGCTCTTTCCTGATTCTGGAAACCCTAGAATATCTTGCATTCTGCAGCCAATGTCATTTAAAGAAATACAgcccagtaacaggcccttctggcccatacaattacatccatgttattagttaacctactaacctgtacacctttgtaatgtgggggaaaccagagcacccgaagaaaactcacacagtcacagagagaacatacaaactccttactgacaactGTGGAATTGAAACCAGACCCCTGCACTGTAATGGTGTTACGCTAGCCACTATGCTAGCATCACCTGGACGGATGTT
This genomic window contains:
- the LOC132399551 gene encoding zinc finger protein 687-like, translated to MGDMTTPDFDDLLAAFDIPDLDPKDTMDSGQEDVSLKQAPVAASKAAPIELAAAPPEEPAVSVIVKNSLSPKSCDAVPLPVPADSEATCHFDAAPMHNGFELASVPSSPKLPSPASDCDSWVGRPGRAGAADREEEAEGPPVLSPAATKTEEHSDEERDLRFSPCSTLFPIPPDPEAANPSEDVASGYPQEFGAGVKKQRQEGSSEEEEEEEEEKPSDMESEEVGSEPEGSPPEDPREARNGPPSPPAPVSPDLPWPATMEGASPRSPDETAMDLGDRKSHSPPIPSGPIKEEPESPHSGLSEGSPSTGTSRPLKVRIKTIKTSTGGITRTVTRVSSDAERHYSGECGEEEEEEGDGAGQPPAEEEETPLPSQHEGTEAVSRAALAEGPVLPTSTFQDASSAMLMAASIAQRATQLPAKGVAKSVHLASLNLVPQSLPAPVVPAGTPSKPLALGSSYLTSTTPQLCKAGPGANGSAVRSQTPLVEAFHRLLNGKNPLPTYKPDLSPPANSCLALPPSGYRCLECGDAFALEKSLARHYGRRSLRIDVTCNHCARRIVFYNRCSLLLHAREHKDRGLVMQCSNLVMKPIALDQLVGQPDPTSPTHMAAVSSQPATGAGSRGAGTEQASPVVPPIPDPALVDCDTSSCGECGQLFPDRLGLAAHFQLETPSSAAQVCQVCQMLLPSKCSYLAHYRLHKNKSPYVCPECGGVCRAAHIQAHVKEVCFHFTRKVGYKCPQCGVVYGGINTIKSHIQDVHCEAFHKCPICPMAFKSAPSAHSHIYTQHPGVSSQQAKVIHKCAMCDTVFTHQPLLSAHFDQHLTKQRVAVFKCPQCPVLYAQKRTMMEHVKSTHSSLKSEEPVQSQPATPVKPVPKSSPDSVDSLTDESSASPKDVLSLQRRKEMRLKLKNAGWTCSQCQMWFPEREEYVTHMKRDHGKAMKKFPCRLCERSFCSAPSLRRHVRVNHEGIKRVYNCRHCVKGKRTFSSRLTLEKHLQVIHGINLADHIQDQENLFERVSIKTTIRKRAASRDGLEHCASEGAKSRKVNGSSPYRCMKCGYTTGSFSDFHQHIPQHRTAASSHQCRQCGLCFTARPSLARHLFIVHGLKESDGPKGGVQAGESDDLHLEGRVICDVCGKLFDSEPLLKTHFRTHGMAFIKSKQNGLDK